A stretch of Carya illinoinensis cultivar Pawnee chromosome 14, C.illinoinensisPawnee_v1, whole genome shotgun sequence DNA encodes these proteins:
- the LOC122293761 gene encoding uncharacterized protein LOC122293761 yields the protein MDDLEDRWDKLQLTEEENAVIDLNAVHLGRVKAEGDKSLVGKLISDRKVNKEVIRSTMNKVWRLAGSFTFHDILPNLFVVTFDNQKDRQRVLDGKPWLFDNQLLLLKPFDGFTPPQQMNFDYEAFWVHLSNLPLACMNLEVGTQIGKTIGNVKEVDVREDGIGWGRYLRVKIELDLRKSIARGRTANVLGSRIWVPLSYEKLPKICFKCGRLVHGAEGCAGLEGRGGGSQYGTWLRTYHTDRGNTTENNRNKSKEKNAEEVREFNCGSMGEGGMPNAGFSTTPVDEDFEDEMVDVLKRSKGPDVVKKEGADKVFVEKTERREKIGNASRDGMDDARLMATPDEGLLYAELEPNSQLLLQNDKGMSEGKGVLEKGRWKRRARIVGKSNGKEASVGGKRSLRGDFSDDSSEGISKKSRRAANVGDERVDLGLAEAAGQPRQPL from the coding sequence ATGGATGATCTAGAGGATAGGTGGGATAAACTGCAACTTACGGAGGAGGAGAATGCTGTGATTGATCTTAATGCAGTACACTTGGGGAGAGTGAAGGCAGAGGGAGATAAGAGTCTTGTAGGAAAGCTGATCTCAGATCGTAAAGTTAATAAGGAAGTGATTAGATCTACGATGAATAAGGTTTGGAGATTGGCAGGTTCGTTCACTTTTCATGATATTCTTCCAAATCTGTTTGTAGTAACTTTTGACAATCAGAAGGATCGACAGCGTGTTCTGGACGGAAAACCTTGGTTGTTTGACAATCAACTACTATTACTGAAACCATTTGATGGTTTTACCCCTCCGCAGCAGATGAATTTTGACTACGAAGCCTTTTGGGTGCATCTGAGTAATTTACCTTTGGCCTGTATGAATTTAGAAGTTGGAACTCAGATTGGAAAAACTATTGGAAATGTAAAAGAAGTAGATGTACGTGAAGATGGGATAGGATGGGGAAGGTATTTGAGAGTGAAGATTGAATTAGACCTGAGGAAATCAATAGCTCGGGGTAGAACTGCGAATGTGCTAGGATCCAGAATTTGGGTGCCTTTGAGCTATGAAAAACTTcctaaaatttgttttaaatgcgGAAGATTAGTGCATGGAGCAGAAGGATGTGCAGGATTGGAAGGGAGGGGTGGTGGATCTCAATATGGTACTTGGCTTCGAACTTACCACACGGATAGAGGGAATACTAcagaaaataatagaaataagtccaaagaaaaaaatgctGAGGAAGTAAGAGAGTTCAATTGTGGTAGTATGGGTGAGGGTGGGATGCCAAATGCAGGTTTTTCTACCACACCAGTTGATGAGGATTTTGAGGATGAGATGGTGGATGTTTTAAAAAGAAGTAAGGGGCCGGATGTAGTAAAGAAGGAAGGGGCGGATAAGGTGTTTGTAGAAAAAactgagagaagagagaaaattggAAATGCAAGTAGGGATGGGATGGATGATGCTCGACTTATGGCAACTCCTGATGAGGGTCTCTTGTATGCTGAACTTGAGCCTAATTCTCAGTTGCTTCTTCAGAATGATAAAGGAATGAGTGAAGGGAAGGGGGTGTTAGAAAAGGGGAGGTGGAAGAGAAGGGCACGTATTGTAGGAAAAAGTAATGGAAAGGAGGCCTCAGTTGGGGGCAAACGTAGTCTGAGAGGTGATTTTTCTGACGACAGCAGTGAGGGCATCTCAAAAAAGAGTAGAAGGGCTGCTAATGTAGGGGATGAACGTGTGGATTTGGGATTGGCGGAGGCTGCTGGCCAGCCCCGCCAACCATTATGA